One genomic region from Candidatus Neomarinimicrobiota bacterium encodes:
- a CDS encoding NAD(P)/FAD-dependent oxidoreductase → MKKWQGYRPEIRDESYDAIIIGSGMSGLTTAVLLAEHGQKVLVLEKHFKVGGFTHTFKRKNYEWDVGIHYIGEVHNKKSYSRRLFDRVTDGNLKWAKMDDNYDRIIFPDKSYDFIAPQEKFIETLSIQFPGEEEAIRAYVRLLHAQVKSGRGFFASKALPKWLAPFLRNAMTKQFFKNADKSTKEVLKQFTRNEKLIGVLTGQWGDYGLPPKRSSFAMHAMVARHYLDGGNYPVGGSRMIAEYATDLIESLGGKIVVNAGVDEILVQGKRAIGVRLDNGDELFAKTIVSSAGLVNTVNTFLRNQTQSNQFKSKMKKVQPTESYVCLYMGLNKTAQELGLKTTNLWIYPGYDHDQNVTNYTNDPKGEFPVVYVSFPSAKDPDWVKNHPGCATMEAITLGRWDDYKEWENEPWKKRGASYEEFKKSISKKILDVVYQHVPQAEGAMDFYELSTPLSVRDMAHYPAGEMYGLDHTSERFRQNWLRPQTEINNFFLTGQDVTTVGLTSALFSGLLTASSILNKNLMKSL, encoded by the coding sequence ATGAAAAAATGGCAAGGATATCGCCCTGAAATTCGCGATGAAAGCTATGATGCAATTATAATTGGATCGGGTATGAGTGGCTTAACTACGGCAGTATTGTTGGCAGAACATGGTCAAAAAGTCCTCGTCCTAGAAAAACATTTTAAAGTGGGAGGATTTACTCACACGTTTAAACGGAAGAATTACGAATGGGATGTAGGGATTCATTATATTGGTGAAGTGCATAATAAGAAATCTTATTCACGCCGATTATTTGATCGCGTGACAGACGGCAATCTAAAATGGGCAAAAATGGACGATAATTATGATCGCATTATTTTTCCGGATAAATCTTATGATTTTATTGCTCCCCAAGAAAAGTTCATCGAAACATTGTCTATCCAATTTCCGGGAGAAGAAGAAGCCATTCGTGCATATGTGAGGTTACTTCATGCCCAGGTGAAAAGTGGACGAGGCTTTTTTGCCAGTAAAGCACTGCCAAAATGGTTAGCCCCATTCCTGCGCAACGCCATGACAAAACAATTTTTTAAAAATGCGGATAAGTCCACTAAAGAAGTCTTGAAACAATTCACCAGAAATGAAAAATTGATAGGTGTTTTAACAGGACAGTGGGGGGATTACGGTTTGCCGCCAAAACGAAGTAGTTTTGCCATGCATGCCATGGTGGCTCGCCATTACCTGGATGGGGGAAATTATCCTGTTGGCGGGTCTCGAATGATTGCTGAATATGCTACGGATCTTATTGAATCTCTCGGTGGAAAAATTGTGGTGAATGCTGGTGTGGATGAAATATTAGTTCAAGGGAAAAGAGCCATAGGCGTTCGGTTGGATAATGGGGATGAATTGTTTGCAAAAACAATTGTCAGCAGTGCGGGGTTGGTGAATACTGTAAACACCTTTTTACGAAATCAAACTCAGTCAAACCAATTCAAATCCAAAATGAAAAAAGTTCAACCAACAGAAAGCTATGTTTGTCTTTATATGGGATTAAATAAAACAGCTCAAGAGTTAGGGCTAAAAACAACGAATCTATGGATTTACCCCGGATATGATCATGATCAAAATGTGACCAATTACACAAATGATCCCAAAGGTGAATTCCCAGTTGTTTATGTTTCATTTCCTTCAGCAAAAGACCCGGATTGGGTTAAAAATCATCCTGGATGTGCCACAATGGAGGCAATTACTTTGGGTCGTTGGGATGATTATAAGGAATGGGAGAACGAACCGTGGAAAAAGCGTGGTGCATCCTATGAGGAATTTAAAAAATCCATATCCAAAAAAATATTAGATGTGGTGTATCAGCATGTGCCTCAAGCTGAGGGTGCTATGGATTTTTATGAACTTTCTACACCACTTTCAGTTCGAGATATGGCCCATTATCCTGCAGGAGAAATGTATGGGCTCGATCATACATCAGAACGGTTTCGACAAAATTGGCTTCGTCCACAAACAGAAATAAACAATTTTTTTCTCACAGGGCAAGATGTTACCACAGTGGGATTAACAAGCGCCTTGTTTTCAGGATTGTTAACCGCTTCATCCATTCTCAATAAGAATCTCATGAAATCACTTTAA
- a CDS encoding zinc carboxypeptidase: MRNVLIKILLPISVIFAGGLKSPAEFLGYDLGDHFTYHHRVVSYYEHVADAASNVKIIPYGKTYEQRPLLVAVISSDENMAMLDDLRMDNLKRAGLMKGNPTGKKVGIVWLSYNVHGNEANSTEAAMKTLHALADRNNKSTQEWLENTIVILDPCINPDGRDRYTNWFRMTGNRWPDADPLGREHMEPWPGGRTNHYYFDLNRDWAWQTQIESESRITLYNQWLPHVHVDFHEQGINNPYYFAPAAEPFHEYITDWQRELQTMIGKNHAKYFDKNNWLYFTKEVFDLLYPSYGDTYPTYNGAIGMTYEQAGHSRGGLAVETEDGDTLTLKDRLTHHHTTGLSTVEVASQNVDRMVSEFTKFFANGKKNPRGEFNHYIIPKSNRIDKVNDLKEWLDKNGIEHRVASVGKSVKGFSYQSGKKEQVRLKKGDMVVSAKQPKSVLVQVLFEPQTTLQDTLSYDLTAWALPYVYGLDAYAIKGDVKSSTARHFTSKSKVISGSPYAYILPWKGIHDLKFLAYLFKNDIVTRVSDEPFELGGKKYNRGTLVITRKGNEKLGPSFDEIVQKGAKKFERFLTAASTGFVSKGKDFGSSSMRVVKRPKIGLISGDGVRSYAYGEVWHFFERQIEFPITVLGSDYFTNIPKHDFDVLILPSGNHSYLNKESLNELRHWVRSGGRLILMASALDKFVDQKGYGLKKFANDDEKKSSEKKKKERDLSERLRSYKDRQRSGLSQNAYGSIVKVKMDNSHPLAFGYDDSYFSLKLRNRRYAYLPKGWNVGTLQDSTAIVSGFVGYKAKENFRESMVFGVEEIGRGEIVYLSDNILFRAFWYNGKLLFGNAVFIVGN; this comes from the coding sequence ATGCGTAATGTCCTAATTAAAATTCTATTACCCATTTCCGTAATTTTTGCAGGAGGATTAAAATCACCAGCTGAATTCCTCGGATATGATTTGGGTGATCATTTCACTTATCACCATCGTGTCGTTTCATATTATGAACATGTGGCTGATGCTGCATCCAATGTTAAGATTATTCCCTATGGTAAAACCTATGAACAGCGGCCACTTTTGGTGGCAGTTATATCCAGTGATGAAAACATGGCTATGCTCGATGACTTGCGCATGGATAACCTGAAACGGGCGGGCCTTATGAAAGGGAATCCTACTGGTAAAAAAGTGGGCATTGTTTGGCTTAGTTATAACGTCCATGGGAATGAAGCTAACTCGACTGAAGCGGCCATGAAAACACTTCATGCATTGGCGGATAGAAATAATAAATCCACACAAGAATGGTTGGAAAATACCATAGTTATTTTGGATCCTTGCATTAACCCTGACGGTCGGGACAGATACACTAACTGGTTCCGGATGACTGGTAACCGCTGGCCCGATGCAGATCCCCTGGGGAGAGAACATATGGAACCCTGGCCCGGTGGTCGAACCAACCATTATTATTTTGACTTAAACCGGGATTGGGCATGGCAAACTCAAATTGAATCTGAATCGCGAATTACGCTTTATAATCAGTGGCTACCTCATGTACACGTAGATTTTCATGAACAGGGTATCAATAATCCCTATTATTTTGCTCCGGCAGCAGAGCCATTCCACGAATATATTACCGATTGGCAACGTGAACTCCAGACCATGATCGGGAAGAATCACGCTAAATATTTTGACAAGAATAATTGGCTCTATTTCACCAAAGAAGTATTTGACCTTTTATACCCAAGTTATGGGGATACTTATCCCACTTATAACGGTGCCATTGGGATGACCTATGAGCAAGCTGGACATAGTCGTGGCGGACTTGCGGTAGAGACGGAAGATGGAGATACACTTACTTTGAAAGATCGACTAACCCATCACCATACAACAGGATTGTCTACAGTAGAAGTGGCGTCCCAAAATGTGGATCGCATGGTTTCTGAATTCACGAAGTTTTTTGCAAATGGAAAGAAAAATCCTCGTGGCGAATTCAACCATTATATTATTCCAAAATCGAATCGAATTGATAAAGTCAATGATCTGAAAGAGTGGCTCGATAAAAATGGTATTGAACATCGTGTGGCGAGCGTGGGGAAATCAGTAAAGGGATTTAGCTATCAATCGGGAAAAAAGGAACAAGTACGATTAAAAAAGGGCGATATGGTCGTATCTGCCAAACAACCAAAATCTGTACTGGTCCAAGTTTTGTTTGAGCCCCAAACCACATTGCAGGACACATTATCCTATGATCTTACCGCTTGGGCCTTGCCTTATGTTTACGGATTGGACGCTTATGCAATAAAGGGAGATGTGAAATCATCCACCGCGCGACATTTCACGTCAAAATCAAAAGTAATTTCAGGATCGCCCTATGCATATATACTTCCTTGGAAGGGCATCCATGATCTAAAATTTTTAGCATATCTTTTCAAAAATGACATTGTTACCCGCGTCTCAGACGAGCCATTTGAACTGGGTGGAAAAAAGTATAACCGTGGTACATTGGTTATTACGCGAAAAGGAAACGAAAAATTAGGCCCTTCATTTGACGAAATTGTGCAAAAAGGTGCCAAAAAGTTTGAGCGATTCCTCACAGCAGCATCCACTGGTTTTGTCAGTAAGGGAAAGGATTTTGGCTCATCCTCTATGCGGGTGGTGAAACGGCCCAAAATAGGATTAATATCCGGTGACGGTGTAAGGAGTTATGCTTATGGTGAAGTGTGGCATTTCTTTGAGCGGCAAATTGAATTTCCTATTACGGTATTGGGCAGTGATTATTTTACCAATATCCCCAAGCATGATTTCGATGTTTTGATTCTTCCTTCCGGAAATCATTCATATTTGAATAAAGAGTCTTTGAATGAATTGCGTCATTGGGTGCGATCCGGTGGCAGATTGATTCTCATGGCTTCAGCCTTGGATAAGTTTGTGGATCAGAAAGGGTATGGCCTCAAAAAATTTGCAAATGACGATGAGAAGAAATCGTCTGAAAAGAAAAAAAAGGAGAGGGATCTATCTGAAAGATTAAGGTCATATAAAGATCGTCAACGCTCGGGACTAAGTCAAAATGCTTACGGTTCAATCGTTAAGGTGAAAATGGATAATTCTCATCCTCTAGCATTTGGTTATGATGATTCCTATTTTTCTTTGAAACTCCGGAACCGACGTTATGCTTATCTGCCCAAAGGATGGAATGTGGGTACGCTTCAGGATTCCACTGCAATAGTGAGTGGATTTGTAGGATACAAAGCAAAGGAAAATTTCAGGGAATCTATGGTTTTTGGTGTTGAAGAAATTGGTAGAGGTGAAATTGTATATCTATCTGATAATATACTATTTAGAGCATTTTGGTATAATGGGAAACTGTTATTCGGGAATGCAGTATTTATTGTCGGAAATTAA